In one window of Tubulanus polymorphus chromosome 3, tnTubPoly1.2, whole genome shotgun sequence DNA:
- the LOC141902264 gene encoding protein CBFA2T1-like produces the protein MDDFENACLMRDLSPDRFTSSPIIPSVYCRDSMMPDSPDTNSAIVTSTNISPITSIPPPPPTSLTRPLSTSSAGMNGNHSPRHSPRSMNGRTPSPPSMGNTTSSQQLPPACGARQLSKLKRFLTTLMQFGSDISPEIGERVRTLVLGLVNSHLSIEEFHAKLQEATNFPLRPFVIPFLKANLPLLQRELLHCARLAKQTPQQYLAHNEHILFETTASPNEGQDLQVDVNENGKRRTPDDRKEVDTQIDTLHPAKRHHAMSPGSNGSRISPTGPINLNYGPIRLEDLSRDLRERDRLERERLERERIDRLERERHYSNNSYSSYHRDTPFDHMERMEDEWKHVDNMLNCIVNMVDKTKRALSVLQERCTRDREELAIWMRRHSDSIDHDLKKRTHGGGELISYRQTEDRVNEVKRRAEDAVNEVKRQAVSELQKAVAAAEQKANELVAAEKQKMECTIADIRKQAREDMLSAMNQQEESSETCWNCGRKASETCSGCNVARYCGSYCQHKDWENHHRVCGQPQTTRGEPSSTAPSTSSTTTTSTTKTIEASPSTPPVVSSPVHSSSGSRASTPNEVTTKIPETSVVH, from the exons ATGGATGATTTTGAGAATGCTTGTTTGATGCGTGACCTCTCACCCGATAGGTTTACTAGTTCTCCTATTATTCCATCAGTTT ATTGTCGTGATTCCATGATGCCCGATTCTCCCGATACTAATTCTGCTATTGTGACGTCTACGAATATATCGCCGATAACTTCCATTCCTCCTCCACCTCCTACCAGTCTTACTAGACCATTATCTACCTCATCAGCAG gaATGAATGGAAACCATTCTCCTCGACACTCTCCTCGTAGTATGAACGGACGAACTCCGTCGCCACCCTCGATGGGTAACACTACATCTAGTCAACAACTTCCACCGGCGTGTGGAGCCCGTCAACTCAGTAAACTCAAACGATTTCTAACGACGTTAATGCAGTTCGGGTCGGATATTTCCCCGGAAATCGGCGAACGAGTCCGAACGCTCGTCTTAGGTTTAGTT AATTCCCATTTATCAATCGAAGAATTCCATGCCAAATTACAAGAAGCCACTAATTTTCCTTTGAGGCCTTTTGTGATACCATTTTTGAAG GCTAATTTACCATTGTTACAACGAGAATTGTTGCATTGCGCGCGTTTGGCAAAACAAACGCCTCAACAATACCTGGCACACAATGAACATATACTGTTTGAAACGACCGCGTCTCCGAACGAAGGACAAGATTTACAGGTCGATGTTAACGAAAACGGAAAACGACGAACTCCTGACGATCG AAAAGAAGTTGATACACAGATAGACACGCTACACCCGGCGAAGCGCCACCACGCGATGAGCCCGGGAAGCAACGGAAGTCGAATCAGCCCGACGGGACCAATAAACCTGAACTACGGACCGATCCGATTGGAGGATTTATCGAGAGATCTTCGTGAGAGAGATCGATTGGAACGAGAACGATTGGAACGAGAAAGAATCGATCGATTGGAACGTGAACGACATTACAGCAATAACAGTTATTCCA GTTACCATAGAGACACTCCGTTTGATCATATGGAAAGAATGGAAGACGAATGGAAACATGTTGACAAT aTGTTGAATTGTATAGTGAACAtggtcgacaaaaccaaacgaGCGTTATCAGTTTTACAAGAGAGGTGTACTCGCGATAGAGAGGAACTGGCGATTTGGATGCGACGACATTCCGATAGTATCGATCACGATTTGAAGAAACGTACTCACGGCGGCGGTGAACTGATTTCATACCGTCAAACTGAAGATCGAGTGAATGAAGTTAAAAGACGAGCAG AAGATGCAGTAAACGAAGTCAAACGTCAAGCAGTTTCCGAACTTCAAAAAGCGGTTGCAGCTGCGGAGCAGAAAGCGAACGAACTAGTCGCGgctgaaaaacagaaaatggaaTGCACGATCGCTGATATCCGTAAACAAGCTCGTGAAGATATGTTATCAGCCATGAATCAACAAGAGGAATCAAGTGAG ACATGTTGGAATTGTGGAAGAAAAGCGAGTGAGACTTGTAGCGGTTGTAACGTCGCGCGTTATTGCGGTTCGTATTGTCAACATAAAGACTGGGAAAATCACCACAGAGTGTGCGGACAACCGCAAACGACTCGCGGAGAACCGAGTTCAACAGCGCCATCTACGTCATCTACTACTACAACGTCGACTACGAAAACAATCGAAGCTTCGCCTTCGACGCCGCCCGTCGTATCTAGTCCGGTTCATTCGTCATCGGGTTCTCGTGCCAGTACGCCAAACGAAGTTACGACGAAAATTCCAGAAACCAGTGTCGTGCACTAG